CGGATTTGCATTTCAAGTCTCGCATGGTGCAACTCTGTTGTTGGCAAGCCAAGAGACGAGACTTGGCGACCAGTTTCGGCCAGAACTTCACGCCACGTATGCTGTAGTTCCGGAGCCCTCGTCGATCGCGATTTGTCTGATTAGCGTTGGCGCGATTGCACTTGTTTGCAAGGTGTCGTGAACTTGTCGCCTATCACTCGCATCAAAGGAACTCAACCGTGAAATCTGTCCAAAATCGCCGTCAGTTGTCGATCGAATCGTTGGAAGCGCGTCGACTCTTGGCGCCTATCGACGTCACCAATACCGACAACGCTGGCACCGGTTCGCTACGCTGGGCGATCGAACAAGCAAACCTTCAATCGCAATCGGACGAAATTCAGTTTGATATGCTTGGCGCGGGTCAGCACGTTATCACGCTGAACACGCCGCTGCCAAAGATCGTCTCACCCGTGACGATAAATGGCACTACGGCGTCGGGCTATGCTGGTACGCCGTTAGTCCGCATTCAGCCGTCCTGGTCGTTCGGTTCCAGCGGCCAAGGGTTGCTGGTGGGTAACGGACCGTTGGGCGGCGGCGGTACGTCGACGGGGGCGGCAATCGTGCGCGCATTATCCGTCACTGGATTTCCACAAGGCGGCATTCGAGTCGAAGCGAACGCGGATTTGCAGCTATACAACTCGTACATCGGCTTGGACCTGAATGGGGCCGCCGCCGGCAACAGCGGCAATGGCATTCACTACACGGGCACGAACGGCGACTCCTTCAATCGTATCGAAGGGAACGTGATCTCCAGCAACGCGGGGCATGGCATTTTGATGTTCGACGATCGCGAACTGGACATCGTCAACAATAAGATCGGCACGAACGTGGCCGGCACGCTCGATTTCGGCAACGGCCAGGACGGCATCAAGGTCCAGAACGCTCCCTCGGGGATGACAACCGAGGTGGACATCACCGACAACGTCATCTCCGGCAACGCAATGAAAGGAATTGAGCTGGTCAACGTCGTCGGCACGAACACCATTCTCCGGAACAAGATTGGCACCAACTCCGCCGGCAACGCCGCGATCCCCAACACGGAGAAGGGCGTCACTATCTTCACGAACACGACAATTTCGTCCCTGTCAACGGAAGTGACGGACAATCTCATTTCCGGCAACGGGTCGGCGGGGATTGAGTTGACCGGCGCCGATGTTCGCAGCACACTGATTACGCAAAATAAGAT
This genomic window from Planctomycetia bacterium contains:
- a CDS encoding right-handed parallel beta-helix repeat-containing protein gives rise to the protein MKSVQNRRQLSIESLEARRLLAPIDVTNTDNAGTGSLRWAIEQANLQSQSDEIQFDMLGAGQHVITLNTPLPKIVSPVTINGTTASGYAGTPLVRIQPSWSFGSSGQGLLVGNGPLGGGGTSTGAAIVRALSVTGFPQGGIRVEANADLQLYNSYIGLDLNGAAAGNSGNGIHYTGTNGDSFNRIEGNVISSNAGHGILMFDDRELDIVNNKIGTNVAGTLDFGNGQDGIKVQNAPSGMTTEVDITDNVISGNAMKGIELVNVVGTNTILRNKIGTNSAGNAAIPNTEKGVTIFTNTTISSLSTEVTDNLISGNGSAGIELTGADVRSTLITQNKIGVAADGSAPLGNGADGVIVINGARENYVA